CAGCCCTGGCACCCCGAGGGAGGGGACGCGGTGTCAGGGTGGGGTTCCAGGGCAAGATGCCCAGATCCACTGCCGGGACGGGCTGGCAGGCCGCCCTCCCCCTGTCTTtgatttccagctctgcagctccctaCTGAAGGGTGGCATTTATCTCCATGCAAAGTCGGAGCGCGGCACCGGGCGAGTCCTGCGTAAGCCCTCGGAGGAAGGTGCGTGCAAGGCTCGGTGCCCCTTGGATGGTGGAAACCACGGCGGGCTGCATGCCTGCGAAGCGGAAGACTCGGACTTGGGGCTGTTGGGTCCTCCCTTGGAATGCACGAGCTGTGCGCACGCGGTTTCTCTTTGTCCTCTTCTTGCAGGACCTGTCAGGCTTTGGGTTCTCCTTGTTCTTTCGTATCAGCTATTTAACAGTTTGCTAACTTTAGGGTAACACTAAGAAAACCATGGGCAGTGGCTTGCAGTCGGAGAGAGCTCCTGTCTCAAAGAGCCTGTTAGCAAAGGTCAAGCAAGGCTGGAAGGGAAACGTTATAAGACAGGGCACACCAATTGCCTGCAGGGTGTTAGCTCGCAGGGGCCCCAGGAGAGGTGGGGAAGACTGGGTGTACTGGGGTCTGTGCAGATGTGCAGCAGGAGGCAGTGCCTCGACCTAGCGATTTGGCAGCCGGAGGAGCAGTGGTCCTCCCGAGCGGTGGGGGAGGCAGCTGGGTCTCCTGGGGCTGCACATCTGCTCCCGCTCCCAGCAGAGCGGGCTGGAGGTGGTGGGGTGGGATGCAGGCGCTGGGGCCGGGGATGGAGCTTGTGGGGCCAGACCCAGGCAGCGCACAGGAATGCCAGCTAGTCTGGATGACCATGGAGCAACGTGTTTGCGTTGGCCACGGGCTGTGGGCTGCCACTGTTCCTGATGGCTGCACTGgttctcctctgcctgctcacTTCAGGAGGGGGCTTGGCCAAAGGACCCCGGGGCCAGGCCTGGGGGGTGACACCGTTCCCCAGCCCTCCACGCTGAACAGTGCGGTGTTTACTGCAGACCTGCTCTGGAGCCATTcgctctgccttctccctggTAAGGGGGTGGGAGGAATTCACCACCCGGAAACCCCAAACATATCCCTGGGCTGCTCTGGGTGCTGTGGGGATGCTGCGAGTCTGAAAGGAGGACAGGAGGCTGGTGAGGGCCATGGTCCTCTGCGTGGCACGGAGGCTGTTCAGGGAATTTCGTTTTGCTTGTGGAAAGTCAGATGTAGGGGCCAGTGAAAGCAGATGCTCTGTCCTTCCTGTATGTGAAATTGGCATATCTTTTGCCATAATAGATAGTTGTGTCTATTACATTCTGCCTTTAGTAATCTAAGAATGACAATGATTTagacaaaaaacaacaaaaaaagcatttttactgcTGTGAAGGAAGTTACAAATGATGGACCTAATCTCACTGCCACTTCTCCCACTGCACGTTTTTGTACAAAGTTTTGTTCCACTTAATCTGTGAAAGACTTAAAACATTAAACCAAATAATGTTACCTGATGTCTCAAAAAAGCACCAGagtatttctgtttgtattttgtagtgtgtttatttgctttttgtcttgaaCGTTCCCCTGGATTCTCCAGCTTAGACAAGTCTCACTTGCATGAATTCATAGACAAGACCGTGGCTCATGTTGCTCCGTGTGTGTGAGCATCCCCTTCCCGTTCCCCAGCACCCCTGGGTGGCCCCCACCCCATTCCCACAGAGAGGCAGACACCTCTTCATGGCTGAAGCAGTTGGTGTTTATTTGGCAATTAGAGACCAGCAGAACCAGAGGACGTTTCCCTGCGAGCTGGGAGCGTCTCCGGGCACGAATGCTTGCGGGAGGCTCAGTGGTACTCGTGGGCCAGCGCGTGGGCCACCACACGGACCATCTTCTGCCAGGCGGCCTGGCAGGCGGGGGTGAAGTCCTTACCGAAGTGGGCGGCCAGGACAATGATGAGGATGTCACCCAGGAGCTGGCAAtggagggaggagaagctgTCAGCCCGGTGTTgcccccccgcctccctccccaccGTCGCACCACCCAGGTGTTCGCGCGTGGACACCGGTTATTGCGGAATTCATCGCAAAGCAAGGAGCGGATTTATCACGGCCCCATGCAGAGAACCAGGCTCCTTGCACAGCTTGCATCTCTGGCACTCACCAGGATGCCTGGATGTGCTGgatcctcctccccaaacaCCTTCCTTTGCCTGCTGTGCAGTGTCCTCCCTCTACTTCGACTGGGTTTATCCTTTCCTTTCATATCCCTACCCACCGTTGCTTTCTCTTGGCTCAGATCCCCTCCTTCTGCTGAAGTAgtcatgtttattttctctcctggtTTAACCACTCCATCATAGCCAGGCTCAGCTCTTCCCTCCAAACCCTGTCTCGGTTTCTTCCCTTCTGGTCTCTGGCTGCTCCAAGCCAACGTTGCCTCCTACCAGCACGTATTTGACTCTGCGTTTCATCCCCATCCACCTTGCCTGCCTGGGTCCCTCCTCTCACAGATCCCAGCCCCGTAACTCCTCTCTATTCTCCCCAAATATGCCTATTcactcccccttcccctccaccgCCCCTGCCCTCAGCAGGCTCCCAGGCTCAGGCAACCTCTAGGTCTCACTGACTGTCAGACACCTCAAAGACCCCTAAAGCCCTCTCCAGAGAACAGAAACCTCTGCCCAGCTGAGGCTGGAGTCCGAGCACGACTCACCCTGAAGTTCTCGGGGTCCACGTGCAGCTTGTCGCAGTGGAGTTTGCTCAGCTGAGCAAAACATTTCTTGATGTTGTCCAGGTTCTTGACGGCTTCCCCGAAGGAGGTGAGCACTTTCTTGCCGTGGGCACGGACCATGGGGTTGCCGATGATGGCGGTGGGGCTGGAGAGGTTCCCGAAGGAAGCGAAGAACCTCTGGGTCCAGGGGTAGACGATCAGCAGCCTGGGGAGAGACGGAGGAACACAAGCAGACGCACGGACACGTTAATGCTCCCGTGATCGGAGTGGTTTCTTTATCCAGGGTGCAGCTGAGCAGATGCCCGGGAGCTGGACCTACCTGGCCAGGGCCTCGGCACCGCATTCGGCCACATTGACCTTGCCCCAGAGGCCGGTGATGAGCTGCTTCTCTTCAGCTGACCAGTGCACCATGGTGTCAAGCAAGAGGGTTTGCCTAGGGCTTCCCTGAACAATGACGAGGAAGTGGAGCTGAAGTCTACCCCAGGGATTTTTATACACTAGTAACAGCTTGTCCTAATCTCAGTTCACGTAGCTATTggttggggctggggagggagctgggctgcgcAAGGAAAGATAGCAATTTTGGATGCTGTCCAAGGGGAAAAGAGGCCCTTTCCCCCCTCTGCCTTTGAGTGGACAAGCATCATCTCATACCCATGCACTTGTATTCGCAGCCCCGAGCGCAGGTGGAGCTGCCTGCACGGCTTCTCCCTGCCTGTGGGTTTCTAGTATTGCaggggcagctggaggctgggggCTGAACATGTGGTGCAGACCCACAAAGACAGGCAGTGACGTTCAAAGAGTTTGCAGTCTCTGCCTTGACTGTGTTTTCAGACTCTTAATGGTGCATTGGTGCCCTGCACTCCTGGGATTCACCCTGAACAGCTCCAGGCATCATCCACCCCAGCTCGAAGGACCAGAGGCTTACTGGGAAACAAGGATTGAATGATCAGTCTGAAATCTAGGCCCCATGCTTTAAATGCAAGAGCCTCCTCTCTTGTCTGTCCTAGCAAAGAGCTTCAGAGTTGTTGTCCATCATCATTGTCCATCGTCATTGTCCGTGCTGTTCTGAGCCCAAGTTCTCCTGTTTCCCATCTCTAGTGCAATTCCCTGTCATCAGAGAAAGTGGATCCACCTCGAAGGCATGACTCTTGGTTACAGGTCTCAAGAGCACGATGTTACCCCTAGCCTTAGCCCTATGAGGAGCACAAGCCAGCAGGAGTCTAGGACCAGGCTGTACTGTGCAAAACCAGTGCAATGTTAATTTTATCTGCTGGCCCTCCAGGATGAGGACAACacagcattcattttattttagattttgaaTGCCTCATTACTGTATGGGGCTGATGATTGTGCCTTAGTCTAATAACTGGGTGGCTTTGGGGCACAGTTCTGAGCCTGACCAAATCAGAAATGGGGTGTACAccaaataaaaggcaaaaccaaataGGGAACCATGCTTATTTTTTCAGACTGCTAGCAGAAATATGCAATAAAACCTCGTCTGCATGATAAAAGTTGGATGGTTTTGCTATATCAGGCACTAGCACTGACAAACTCTTGAGTGCAGACACTGCTTATACCAGAAAAAAGAGTTCTTTTGATTTATAGCCTACCTCATACCCCAAAAGAAATAAGCTGTCCTGGCAAAGCAGCATTTCTACTGTTGTTAGAACTGTCTTGATTAGATTGCTTGTTcacataaaataattcagccCTAAGAAACAGCCTTGCAGGGATGCATGCAGGATGAAATCTGTCCTCTTGTCGTCTTCTTGGCAACCGTCTTTACAAATCTGAAGAGCACTATCTTGTCTCTTATCTGCCTGCTCCAAATAAAACTGTCAGTAAGTTCTTCCAGCCTTACCTCTGGTCAATACCATTAGTCCCTGCAGTTACTATATCTTCAAAAGTTAAGACTTTTTTCCACCCTCCTACTTGACAGGGCATCTCGATCCAAAGTGTTTCCTGCTAACAGGGGAGGCTGTCAAAGAATAAAAGTATTCTTACTAGAATAATTTTGCAAACAGGGTCCTGATGCACTGTAGGATGCATTGATGCACTTAAAATCATGCAAGAAGTCTGTGATACAGTCAGGTACTGagctctgccttcagctctAGCTGGTGACCTGACCTTAAACTAAGTTCTCTAATTGCAACTCTAGTTCTGCTATGTGTGCAAATTGGTTCATGCACATGCTTTCTCAGTTAATATAGACATAAGAAATGAGGAGGCTGTAAGGTCAGTAAATTGCGCTGCGGACACAGCTTCCAGACCCTTTATTAGCAGAGTGGACTGGTGAACTGGTGGCATCAGTCCTGCGGTACCTCGGCACCAGAGCAGCTCGGATGCACCATCCCACGAGGGCAGTTTCAAATGCCCATCCCAGGCGTGAGGTGAGATGCTAAaccaagaaaagaagcaaaggtTGAACAACGCCTGGGGCTTGCTGAGCTTTGCCttatctttccttcctccttcagccctgtccctccccagcctACACAGCTCCTCCTCGCTCACTGCTGtgggcagcagcatctcccGAGCTCGCAGTGTCCCTGCCGGAGAACATCGTCCCCTCCTGGCAAGTGATTCCTTCAAAGTGCTTTTCACATCATCTCCAGCAATTGCATTAGTGCCACAGGGCAGTTATCAgctgacagaaggaaaaagcatgaGATTAAACTCCCTGTGAAAGACTTCCAAGGGCTTTTTAGTTTTAAGATTAGTCAGCCACAAAGACATTTTAAGGAAACCTGCTATGTTGGGCAGGCCCAGAGGCTGTTTACCACAGTCGGGCAGCGGTCCATAACGCTGTCAGAGGCATGAGCTCACAGTCCAGGAGATACAGCCCTGAAGGTGCCTGCAAGGATGGCAGGGTGATCTCGGCCAGGACACCATGAGCATTCGCTGTAAGCAGCCCTGTACGCTGTGGGACGGCAGAGAGACACTTGGCAAAAAACAAAGGCACGACAGCCCAGAcagtcccagccctgtgctCTGCTTGGGGCTTCTCCAGGGGATCCATCCATCTCATCCATTTTTATAAGAAAGAGTTCattttaagtacattttaaaatcacctGCTGTACGGCTTGGGGGCAGAGCCCTGGCTGGCAATTTTTGGATGCTCAGAGCTCCCAGCACAGGGGTTGTCTGTTGAGGTGGCTGTTTGGTGGCACAGGGTGGGAGGGGAAATGTTCATCACGACGTGCCAAGTAGAGGccatttctgtagcttttttccagttcacAGAGTCAAAGGGAGATCTCCTTCCCCCTAGTGCACCCACAGCAATAGCTTGCAGCATGCTTATCCCCAGCTTATTCCCAGAAGGAAAACTAGGGGCCCTTTTGCTGTCTGCCTGGGACGGATTTCACTATGCTCAGGACTCTTCCCTCGAGCATCCTTCCAGCCAGCTGTTCGCTTTGGTGTGGGTGGAAGATCCCCTAAGTCGTTCTTCATCTCTTGGCCCCACACTGGGCCATGCCCACTTCCATGGATGGGAACCTTCCCCTTGTATAGATAAACCATCCTGATGATGGCAAAAGGCAGCTATAGTGACAGCCTTTCTGAAACAAGCAGAATTTATTGGTCACTCTGATTGCAGCAGGCAGTGTCCCGCGCCAAGCTTTACCAGAGCCCTTATCAGCGGGAGTGGCAGCTGTacccagcctctgctgctctggatCCAGGCcagcctcttctctctcctccaaaaCATGCAATTTCTTGTGTCTTAAGCCAGTAGGTCTTGAGGGTGTCTTTGTTCCCACTTTATTTGCTGTGATCGTCCTTTCCCAGCTGAACAGCCCTGTCCAGGCTCATCCCGCTCTGTGCCAGCATCTCGTGGTCTCCCAGCTGAGGGCAGGATCTCGCTCCTTCCCCCTGGAGTGGAAGCAGCAGATAGAAAAATGGGAACGTGTGTCAGCCAGCCCTGCCTTGGTCAAGCCATGGGGGGCTGGAACCACTTTGAAGGGACTCTGGGCTCCAAAAGGCTCTTTGCACGATGCACAGATCCTGGGGCTCATGGTGAGCATCTGGGGCTCACTGAAATGGCGTAACAAGAGGGCAAGGCAGAAGTCAGGTCCTGAACATGAGCCAACTGCTGTTAGCCAGCTGCTAAGGACCAAGCTGATGGCTCGCTGTCCCCTGGGCACTTTgtggctcccagccctgcccgagCATCCCAGCATCACTCTGCACCGCCGCTGCAGAAACGCCCCGATAGCCATTTTACCTCATGGTAAAACACCAGCCCTGCTTTTGCCCCCTGTTACTGTGCTGGTGAGGCTGGGCTCTCCTCCCCAAAGATGACAGTCTGCACAGCGTGATGGCCTGGAAATGCACATTTGATTCCTGCTTTGCCACCAGCTGCTGGAGGCGCTTCGGTCAAGCCActtcccctgtgctgctccatTCCCCAGCTGCAAAGGAAGGAGGCACTACTGACACTGCTTCCTCTATAAAGAGCTGTTAGAGCTACTGATGCAACACTGCTAGGACTAGGCAGTGTCATTTCAACACCAGGCTTGCCATGGTGTTCATCTGGCCTGCATCCAGGGCTCACCTCTAACCCTGCTTTGGGGTCAGATGGGCTGTTGGTGGTCATAACTTTGCTCTTGCTTCACACAAGAGAGGGGAACTCTCACTTGGAAAGCCTGGCACACTGGCTCAGCAACACCAGCACCGCATCCTGTCCCTTGCCTGTACCTCTAATTGCAGATTAAGGCCGACAAGACCACCCAGGTGCTGGCCATAGTGCACGGTCAGGGAGCAGGACACGCTCCACATCACCACTGGGATGTGTCCATGGTGCACGGCgggagaggaggaacagaaTGATTAAGACATTCACAGTCACTGGGTCAAAAACATATTGCTGAGGTCCACAGCCACTGTGCAAGCGTTTGCTGGTTTGGGACCCAGAGGTACAAACACACGAACAGACAGAGcgtgtgctgctggctgcaccCACGGTC
Above is a genomic segment from Gymnogyps californianus isolate 813 chromosome 1, ASM1813914v2, whole genome shotgun sequence containing:
- the LOC127024578 gene encoding hemoglobin subunit beta-like, whose product is MVHWSAEEKQLITGLWGKVNVAECGAEALARLLIVYPWTQRFFASFGNLSSPTAIIGNPMVRAHGKKVLTSFGEAVKNLDNIKKCFAQLSKLHCDKLHVDPENFRLLGDILIIVLAAHFGKDFTPACQAAWQKMVRVVAHALAHEYH